In Streptomyces dangxiongensis, one DNA window encodes the following:
- a CDS encoding plasmid stabilization protein: MPAGSSPKRERQYEHIKDSAQERGESEGRAKEIAARTVNKERARSGESKTASRSSTKDMSSGERGGQRSGNRSGSHGPTRDQLYNEAKQRGIEGRSNMNKDELQRALDSKKG, encoded by the coding sequence ATGCCAGCCGGTTCCAGCCCCAAGCGCGAGCGCCAGTACGAGCACATCAAGGACAGCGCCCAGGAGCGGGGCGAGAGCGAGGGACGCGCCAAGGAGATCGCCGCGCGGACGGTGAACAAGGAACGCGCGCGTTCGGGCGAGTCGAAGACCGCCAGCCGCAGCTCCACGAAGGACATGTCGTCCGGCGAGCGGGGCGGTCAGCGATCGGGCAACCGGTCCGGCTCGCACGGACCCACCCGCGACCAGCTCTACAACGAGGCGAAGCAGCGCGGCATCGAAGGCCGCTCGAACATGAACAAGGACGAGCTCCAGCGCGCGCTCGACTCGAAGAAGGGCTGA
- a CDS encoding endonuclease V, with product MTTVGVPAGWPATEEEARAVQDGLRGRVVLDEPGPPPGTGRVTGVDVAYDDGLDLVAAAAVVLDAATLEVVAEATAVGRVSFPYVPGLLAFREIPTVRAALDRLPCPPGLVVCDGYGVAHPRRFGLASHLGVLTDLPTIGVAKNPFTFTYDDPAPARGGSAPLLDGAEEVGRALRTRDGVKPVFVSAGHRVSLGTALAHTLALTPRYRLPETTRRADALCRQALREAVRAFPADEAASGRPRRDPGDRP from the coding sequence ATGACGACCGTCGGCGTACCCGCGGGCTGGCCCGCGACCGAGGAAGAGGCCCGTGCCGTACAGGACGGGCTGCGCGGGCGGGTCGTCCTCGACGAGCCCGGACCACCGCCGGGGACCGGCCGGGTCACGGGCGTCGACGTCGCCTACGACGACGGCCTGGACCTGGTCGCGGCGGCGGCCGTCGTGCTGGACGCCGCGACCCTGGAGGTCGTCGCGGAGGCGACGGCCGTGGGCCGGGTCTCCTTCCCGTACGTGCCCGGGCTCCTCGCCTTCCGCGAGATCCCGACCGTGCGGGCCGCCCTGGACCGGCTGCCGTGCCCGCCCGGCCTGGTGGTCTGCGACGGCTACGGGGTGGCCCACCCGCGCCGCTTCGGCCTGGCGAGCCACCTCGGCGTGCTCACGGACCTGCCGACCATCGGCGTCGCCAAGAACCCGTTCACCTTCACGTACGACGACCCGGCGCCGGCGCGGGGCGGTTCCGCGCCGCTGCTCGACGGGGCCGAGGAGGTCGGCCGCGCCCTGCGCACCCGGGACGGCGTCAAGCCGGTGTTCGTCTCGGCCGGCCACCGGGTGAGCCTCGGCACCGCCCTGGCGCACACCCTGGCGCTCACCCCGCGCTACCGGCTCCCGGAGACCACGCGCCGGGCGGACGCCCTGTGCCGGCAGGCCCTGCGGGAGGCCGTCAGGGCCTTTCCCGCGGATGAGGCCGCTTCCGGCCGGCCGCGGCGCGATCCGGGCGACAGGCCCTAG
- a CDS encoding YciI family protein codes for MFVLELTYTAPLDAVDAVLPDHVAWLEEQYEKGFFLASGRKNPRDGGVILAVAEDRARIEEVVAGDPFTVAGVCAYRVTEFIATKTAPELARHRQTLG; via the coding sequence ATGTTCGTTCTGGAGCTGACCTACACCGCGCCGCTCGATGCCGTGGACGCCGTTCTGCCGGACCACGTGGCCTGGCTGGAGGAGCAGTACGAGAAGGGCTTCTTCCTGGCCTCCGGACGCAAGAACCCCCGCGACGGAGGTGTGATCCTGGCCGTCGCCGAGGATCGCGCCCGCATCGAGGAGGTCGTCGCGGGCGACCCGTTCACCGTCGCCGGTGTGTGCGCCTACCGCGTCACGGAGTTCATCGCGACGAAGACGGCTCCGGAGCTGGCGCGCCACCGGCAGACGCTCGGCTGA